CTTGATGACAAACACGGACACCGGGTTTCGTGGTGTAGTTGGTTATCACGTCAGTCTAACACACTGAAGGTCTCCGGTTCGAGTCCGGGCGAAGCCAAATTTGccttttgtatttgttttatttttctttttttttggaatttgatattaaattaaaaggaaacagaaaatattatttataatttaataataaaattatttgtataaataataatgtattataatataaatatataatattttatttttaatttttaattattcaatcacatattaatacataattatttataaacacaatattctaaaataatatagatagtaatttaattaattttattataattatattcttatttattaattttaaaaaaacatatttttattaatataataaataatataaaataattatattaaatgatatttaaataaaataatatactaatattcttttattaattttaactaaatataataattatttatacttactaataatttatatataataatctcctaaataattatttttaaagtaattttttaattttaataataaaatattattcaaattaaatacattataaattaaaattccttataCATAACTTAATTGTTAGACTAAAACCCTAGGGTACACATGGGAATTCATGTCATCGGATCATATTCGAATCGTGTTAATTCAAGTTTTGTGTCAGAgaatttcaactcaaatttaatctaaattaaaatcgTTTCGAAATGTTTTAACCATAATTTAACCCTTTAATATTCGTGTTGACTCGATCCGATCCAAACTaacttgaaattatttattgtttttattctttaaagtattttttattgtttccatTTCTTCACCAAATTAATCAAACATACTATTAACAAAACACACACTATAACATTTCTTCTTATTGGCAAatgatttaaaaacttacataataaaatttttaaaatatgttaaaaatctgactaatcaaatcaaaattttacctacttaataataaaataaaatatttaaataaaaaatatgagtaaatgatacaattatatgtaatatgtaaatattttaaattcttactataaaaatacaacatataattataatattagtaaaatctttaaaacatgtatataatctgattaattaaataaaattttcattacttaatcataaaataaattatttaaattaaaataaacaataatataaataatagtaattatataaatatacaattatatataatatataaaaatttaactgttgttaatattatcttttaacatttttataatttatgtttaacaagttatattaaaataatgaatctTTGAAACATTCGAATCAATTTGGATCATGTTtgttaatccaaaataaattttatgtcaaaaaatttaattttaattcgatatttttttgtatcgttttatattagataataaatcgtattgaaaattattaaccCTGGCTCCGTCCATATTTTTTGTGACATTTTGAATTTTGGTGTTCTAGAGGCTTCATTGGCATCTTTTAAATTAGGCTTCACATTCAGATTGTGGCAACTTCTGGACACAAGAAAGACGATAGGAATTATAGAATGTCGTATCTGCTGCCACACCTGCATTCCGGTTGGGCCGTTGATCAGGCCATTTTGGCGGAGGAAGAGCGGGTCGTGATCATCCGATTTGGCCATGATTGGGACGACACTTGCATGCAGGTAAACTTTTCTTAATCAATCCCATCCTTCCGCTTAACTTTTCCAATTTTTGAATTTGGCGAAGTGGTTTCtgaattcttttgtttttgtgcCTGTTAGATGGAAGACTTCCTATCATTTAAGAATCCACTCTGAGCTTTTCGTCCAATACATTGGCAAGATTTTGGCTTTTTAAAATAGCACTGTTCTTATAGAAAAACGTGTGAATTAGTATTTACCTAACTTACCGTAAGGTATCagtaatttatttatcattattttttcaattccGCCCTTCGTAGTCAGGAGGCGGCTTCTTTTAAGCCGTGGGTTAGGGTTAGGGAACATATAGGAACAATCGAATCGAAACGTGAGATATGTCGTACCTTTTGCCACACTTGCACTCAGGATGGGCAGTAGATCAGGCCATCCTGGCCGAAGAAGAGCGCCTCGTTGTCATCCGGTTCGGCCACGATTGGGACGAAACCTGTATGCAGGTCATTATTTGATACAATTCTGAATTTTCTcgtcttttaattaaatttaattgattctgCGCAATTCAATTCTGCTTTTGATGATTCTGTTAGCtgggtattttttttaagtaaaacaCTTTACAAGATCACCCTTTTAGCTACggtttatgattttaatttaatgtttagAAAGCCTTCGATCTTTTTCATTCCTATGCTTGCAGTCTGATTATATTCTCTTTAAGGGTTCTGTTGCTCCAAATCCTTTCATTGCGGTAATGATAGCATTTCCTCACTGGAACACCCATGAAGCTTATCTTGATTACGAAGCAAAACCTTTTTACGGAATATGAACAGCGTATTATATTTTTGCAGATGCAAAGAGGAGTTAATGAGGTTGATTTCTCTGAAACCGTACAAGTGCTCTGAGAACGTGATTTATGTGTTTGTTTATTGATATGtctttaagaaaacaaaattaatgtaaCTTCAGGTCGTAAAACTCTTCTGTTGGTTTATTTTTCTCTGAATATGATTTTGacttttgatttgaataatatatattcttaagTTCAATTGTAGTGGTACTACTATTCTATTGTAGCATATATGTTGAAGCCTTTTTCCGAAGCTTTGAAAGCAAAATCTTCCTAAATTATCTCTTAGCCCTCTCTTTTTCTTGTATACTGCAGTTCTAAACAGTTTTGACTAAATTAATGCTTTCACTATTGAAGTATGCCCCTCCTATTGTCATCCAGAGTggtacttaataattttttaagtgcCTTTTCATCATTGTTCTGTATTTTGGTAATTATTCAATGATGATTTAATTCTATGGATTCAGATGGATGAAGTGCTGGCATCAGTTGCTGAGACTATAAAGAATTTTGCTGTGATTTACCTTGTGGACATTACAGAGGTGCCTGATTTTAACACCATGTATGAGCTTTATGATCCATCCACAGTCATGTTCTTCTTTAGGAACAAGCACATAATGATCGATCTCGGTACTGGTAATAATAACAAGATCAACTGGGCTCTCAAGGACAAGCAAGAGTTCATTGACATTATTGAGACTGTCTACCGAGGGGCAAGGAAGGGTCGTGGTCTGGTAATTGCGCCAAAGGACTATTCCACCAAGTACCGATATTGAGTCTTTTTGTTATTTGGAGACTGTTGCATGGAATTTATCTGTTAttaatgtttgtttttaaaacaaattggGTTGTAGTTCTACATGTTATTGTAGAATTTGAGTATTTTCCAGTTGTCGAAAGCTTATATACCCTTTTACAATGGGAGTCACAAGGAAGTTGAACTAGGGTGTGACTGAGCTTAAGTTTCATCATTCAAATCTTAAGTCTGTAAAGCTGCAATGTTATTGAAACTAATCAAATTAGAGCTTTTACCTGGCGCACAGAAGATACGTTGATGGTTTCTTTTTCCAGTCAATGTTAACGCATCTATTTCATATTAATTGCTTCTGGTGTTGCGTAAAGATATTAAACTGCAGTTGAACACATTCAAACTGACTTAACAAGATTTTCAGGCTTCATGATCAAGAAAGTGAAACGACTGAATActattgaaatttaaatgtCCACTAATCAAACTCATGGTTACCTTGTGCCTGAAAGAGCAACAATTCAAAACCGAACCGGGATTTTCCAATCTTGGTATAATTTCTCAGTAAAATAGTGTACGGACATAATTTGCATTCACCCTTATATTGCAAGTGATCTACTTTTGCATATTTCCAGTGGTCTCAACGAGCGTGTTCCTTTAATTCACCAACTAGCATCCGAACTACATCTGCTGCAAAAACTGGAATTCCCCATGCAACGGGGCTCCTCCTGTTCTCTTCCCTAatggttttcatttgttttcttcGAAAGCTCCGAAGCAGTCTCAGAGGTTGATTGAACTGGGCATTTTAAATTGCAAGTGTTAAGACTGAAGGGTCCGAATGTTTTGGTTTCGGTAGTCAAATTTGAAGCATGAACAATATAGTTGTACTAAGAACATCAACATTTCAGCTATCAAACTAAGGttttcaagaaaaattaaactaaattttaatgaattataCAGCAAGTAATTAGGGGTTTCCAACTTGGGCCCTAATTTACTGGGCCTCCAAACCCATCACTTACCTATTTCCCCACagaaccctaaaccctaaaagtCGCCTCTATAAGATCATCAAAGCATCATAACCCTACTCTCCCAATCTCACGCTCAGCCTTCACATTTCAGAATAAGCAGAATGAGACCCCCAAGAGGTAATTAGATCAAATAGCTACATTGTGTTAAGATTTTGGTAGGTTTAATATTGATGTGTATAATTATTGGGTTTCTTTCTTGTGTTTAGGCcgcggtggtggtggtgggttTAGGGGAGGCCGAGGTGATGGAGGTGGTGGGTTTAGGGGAGGCCGAGGTGATGGAGGAAGAGGTGGCGGTagaggaggtggtggtggtggaagaGGTGGTAGCGCCATGAGAGGACGCGGCGGAGGCCGTGGTGGTGGCAGAGGAGGACGCGGCGGAGGACGTGGGGGTGGAATGAAAGGTGGAAGCAAGGTTGTGGTTGAACCTCATCGACACGAGGGAGTGTTTATTGCTAAGGGAAAAGAAGACGCCCTTGTCACTAAGAACATGGTTCCTGGTGAAGCCGTCTACAACGAGAAGAGAATCGCTGTTCAGGTCTTAATCTTTTGGATTAAAattcttgcttttgttttagTTAATCATTTCTTAATTGAATGTGTGTTTATTTCTTTAGAATGAAGATGGAACTAAAGTTGAATACAGAATTTGGAATCCCTTCCGTTCAAAGCTTGCCGCTGCTGTTCTTGGTGGTGTTGATAATATATGGATTGTAAGTTTCCTGAATACTGATTTCTAGTTTCCTGTTAGTAATTTAACTTATGCTTATATGTTTcgttttgtttgatttagaaaCCAGGTGCTCGAATTCTGTACCTTGGTGCTGCTTCTGGTACAACCGTCTCTCATGTGTCTGACATTGTTGGTCCTGTGAGTATTTCATTAGAAACTATTGCTGTTTCTTCTTTATTGTGTTTTTGTGTGCAAGTTAGCTTACTGTTTTTTTTATCTTGCAGGAGGGTGTGGTTTATGCGGTTGAGTTTTCTCATAGAAGTGGTAGAGACTTAGTCAACATGGCAAAAAAGCGAACAAATGTTATTCCTATTATTGAGGATGCTAGACATCCAGCTAAGTACCGGATGTTGGTTGGCATGGTGGATGTGATATTTTCTGATGTAGCTCAGCCTGATCAGGTTTGCTTTCCTGCATATTTCCACGTAGTACATCCTTTAAAcactttataaaatataatttgtgaaGAAAGAATgagatttacaattttaccagTGGAGAAGAAGAACCAATGGTGATATGTTTAGGTTGCAGAATCAGTGGCGGATTTGCACGGGTTCACTGCACTGCTTagaattactaatttttttattcttttgtttgttgagctttttattttattttattttatttctcaatgCTGCATATGATGAATTTTACTCGGATTCCCCTTCAGGACATTCTGGGTGATGCAAACTCGAGAATCAGATGTGATATTGATTCAGATTTCAAAACTTGAAATTGATTGttatgtaaaaatttaatttggagAAAGTAGCAAGTGTTCCTTGATTTTCTTTGGATTTCATGTGTAGAGTATAGTTGTTACTTCTGTGTTTACATCCCTATTCTACCTGAGTGGAATTGGGATTGAATAGAATCATGATATTTCAGATGTTTTCTCCTCATCTTCGGAATTCTAATtgatctgtttttttttttttttttaacattctcattctttttcaaatattgatttagattttataataatgcATATGGTGAAGTACTCGGATTCCCCTTCATGACATTGTGGGTGATGATAGCCCGAGTTTCTGATGCTTGCTTTGTGGTCCTCTaggtctctttttttttttttggctttctttAATTGTCTTCTTTGCTGTACACagttatcatattttattcttttgacaCTTGAATAAATTTTGGTTCAGTTTACTTTTTTGCTTATTGGAGAAACCCTAAAGAAAAATCCATCAACTAAGAATGGTGATTTTTTGactaaatactttatatttgttatttcaagAAATTGTGTCACTAGCATTCTACAAAACATTTACTTTGTGGGGTGCCAGTGATGGACCGTCATTGTTAAGGAACTGAACTTGTTATTTAAATTGCATTTGTTCTAAAATGATAACCATGGTTAGTGCAAGTTAATGCGCTTTTTTGCACATTTTTTCTACCTTCTCTGTTTTGactaaatactttatatttgttatttcaagAAATTGTGTCGCTAGCATTCCACAAAACATTTACTTTGTGGGGTGCCAGTGATGGACCGTCATTGTTAAGGAACTGAACTTGTTATTTAAATTGCATTTGTTCTAAACTGATAACCATGGTTAGTGCAAGTTAATGTGCTTTTTTGCACATTTTTTCTACCTtctctgttttgttttttattgtgattttgtAAGTGGACTTGTTCTTTAACATTCCAACTTGCACCTCTGCGTGGAGTAATCTTCCTCCTATTAATTGTTACTTGTAATCATACAATTTTATAGCTTTCTGGAGTAGGTGGTCTGCAacttttttggttatttttatttctgAGCCTCTGGTTTCTTTGTGAATTTTCTTACAGGCAAGAATTTTAGCTCTAAATGCATCTTTTTTCCTCAAAGCTGGAggtcattttgttatttcaatCAAGGTTGGTATTGATTTGTTACAGTTCAGTGTTTATATTTCATTGTTCTCGTAGAGAATCTAATGATTTTGCCTATAAGATAATGTAAGTTCAAATGTGCCATTCACTTTGAAGAGTACGTgggaaaatttaacaaaatttgaagctatcTTGAAAACTCACTTCTCTATgatgtaaaataatatgttttattcTCCATTTgtactttttattatttgaaaaagaaaaagctctgtttttttatttgttaatatatcACTGAGGTTGTGTTTGATCATTTCAGGCCAATTGCATTGATTCAACTGTCCCTGCTGAGGCTGTGTTCCAGAGTGAAGTGAAGAAGCTGCAACAGGAGCAGTTCAAACCTTTTGAGCAGGTCACATTGGAGCCTTTTGAGCGAGACC
This sequence is a window from Mangifera indica cultivar Alphonso chromosome 5, CATAS_Mindica_2.1, whole genome shotgun sequence. Protein-coding genes within it:
- the LOC123216661 gene encoding thioredoxin-like protein YLS8 isoform X5 is translated as MSYLLPHLHSGWAVDQAILAEEERVVIIRFGHDWDDTCMQMDEVLASVAETIKNFAVIYLVDITEVPDFNTMYELYDPSTVMFFFRNKHIMIDLGTGNNNKINWALKDKQEFIDIIETVYRGARKGRGLVIAPKDYSTKYRY
- the LOC123216661 gene encoding thioredoxin-like protein YLS8 isoform X2; translated protein: MSYLLPHLHSGWAVDQAILAEEERLVVIRFGHDWDETCMQGSVAPNPFIAMQRGVNEMDEVLASVAETIKNFAVIYLVDITEVPDFNTMYELYDPSTVMFFFRNKHIMIDLGTGNNNKINWALKDKQEFIDIIETVYRGARKGRGLVIAPKDYSTKYRY
- the LOC123216661 gene encoding thioredoxin-like protein YLS8 isoform X1, encoding MSYLLPHLHSGWAVDQAILAEEERLVVIRFGHDWDETCMQSDYILFKGSVAPNPFIAMQRGVNEMDEVLASVAETIKNFAVIYLVDITEVPDFNTMYELYDPSTVMFFFRNKHIMIDLGTGNNNKINWALKDKQEFIDIIETVYRGARKGRGLVIAPKDYSTKYRY
- the LOC123216661 gene encoding thioredoxin-like protein YLS8 isoform X3; translation: MSYLLPHLHSGWAVDQAILAEEERLVVIRFGHDWDETCMQMQRGVNEMDEVLASVAETIKNFAVIYLVDITEVPDFNTMYELYDPSTVMFFFRNKHIMIDLGTGNNNKINWALKDKQEFIDIIETVYRGARKGRGLVIAPKDYSTKYRY
- the LOC123216661 gene encoding thioredoxin-like protein YLS8 isoform X4; this encodes MSYLLPHLHSGWAVDQAILAEEERLVVIRFGHDWDETCMQMDEVLASVAETIKNFAVIYLVDITEVPDFNTMYELYDPSTVMFFFRNKHIMIDLGTGNNNKINWALKDKQEFIDIIETVYRGARKGRGLVIAPKDYSTKYRY
- the LOC123216661 gene encoding thioredoxin-like protein YLS8 isoform X6; translated protein: MPLLLSSRVMDEVLASVAETIKNFAVIYLVDITEVPDFNTMYELYDPSTVMFFFRNKHIMIDLGTGNNNKINWALKDKQEFIDIIETVYRGARKGRGLVIAPKDYSTKYRY
- the LOC123216659 gene encoding rRNA 2'-O-methyltransferase fibrillarin 2-like; translation: MRPPRGRGGGGGFRGGRGDGGGGFRGGRGDGGRGGGRGGGGGGRGGSAMRGRGGGRGGGRGGRGGGRGGGMKGGSKVVVEPHRHEGVFIAKGKEDALVTKNMVPGEAVYNEKRIAVQNEDGTKVEYRIWNPFRSKLAAAVLGGVDNIWIKPGARILYLGAASGTTVSHVSDIVGPEGVVYAVEFSHRSGRDLVNMAKKRTNVIPIIEDARHPAKYRMLVGMVDVIFSDVAQPDQARILALNASFFLKAGGHFVISIKANCIDSTVPAEAVFQSEVKKLQQEQFKPFEQVTLEPFERDHACVVGGYRIAKKQKA